Part of the Pseudodesulfovibrio mercurii genome is shown below.
TGCCGCAACTTCTCGAAGGCGTACCTGCGCCACCTGTACATGGCCAAGGAGCTGCTCTCCTACCGGCTGAACACCTACCACAACTTGTACTTCTACCTGAATCTGATGAAGCAGATCCGCCAGGCCATCGAGGAAGGGACCTTCCGCGAACTCAAGGCCAAATACGAAGCGGCCTACGGCCGGGAATAGGCGGGATCAGCCCTGCGGGGAGCGGTCCGGCTCGTCGCCGGGCGCGATGCTGAAGACGGCTCCGGGGTATTCCTCGGCGCATTGCAGCAGGGTCAGGTTGGCCTCGCTGTTGGCCGTGGCCTTGCCGAGCTGGCCCAGGACGCGTTCCAGGAAGCCGTACTTCTCGTCGAATTCGGCGAAGACCCTCCGCTCGCCCTCCATGTTGATGGCCCGGATGACGTCGAGCACGCGCACGTCCGTCAGTTCGCGGGCCGGGGCGAAGACCTCATGCCCCGGCACCTCGGCCGGGACCGTGTAGCCCGCTTGCTGGAGCACCCGGAACAGGTCCGAGACCAGGGAGGCGGGGGCCATGAGACCGTCGGAGATCTCCTCCACGGACGGCAGGGGCGCGCCCTCGTGGAACCGCTTGGCCAGGACGACCATCATCAATACCGCGATCTTCTGCCGCTCGTAGGGCGTGGCCGTGCCGAAATAGCGCTGCTTGACGAAGGAATTGATGTTCTGCCAGGCGTGGCTGACCTGGGCGCCGAGCAGGACGATGACCCAGCTCAGGTAGATCCAGACCAGGAGCAGGGGCAACTGGGCGAAGCTGCCGTAGATGGCGTTGTACTTGACCGCGCCGATCTGCCAGTTGATGTACAGCCACTGGGCCATCTGCCACAGGACCCCGCCGACCACCCCGCCGATGATCGCGGCCCGGAGGCGCACCCGGGTGTTGGGGATGAAGGCGTACATCATGGAAAAGGCCATGATGATCAGGAGATACGGCACGGTCTTGAGGAACGCGGTCTCCAGGTAGCCGATGGCCTTGAGGCTCATGACCCGGGAGATCATCTCCTGGTTCTGCAGGCTGAAGTTGAAGCTCGAGGCCACGAACAGAAAGATGGGGCCGAAGAGGATGATCGGGAAGAAATCCGTGATCCGCCGCCAGGCCGAGCGCCCCTTGTCCACGCTCCAGATGACGTTGAAGGCCTTCTCGATGGTCCCCACCAGGGAGAGGACCGTGAAGAGGAGCGTGACCACGCCGACCCAGCCCAGGGCCTGGACGTTGGTCCGGTCGATGTACTCGATGATCTTGTCCGCCACCTCGGGCTGGCCCGTGGTCAGGTGCAGGATCAGGTCGCGCATCTTGCCGGTGTTCTGGAAGCCGAACCCCTTGGAGATGGAGAAGGCCACGGCCAGGAACGGAACGATGGACAGGATGGTGGTGAAGGTCAGGGCCGCCGCGCGGATGATGGTCTGGTCCTTGATGAAGCTGAAGCCGATCAGGTAGACCAGACGGCAGGCCCCCCGCCAGATGCGCACCACGAAGGGCGTGCCGGGGACGTTGCGCTCCCATATGTCCTCGAGGAACTGCCGCCTCAGCTGCATGGCCTTTTTGACCAGACTCATACCCGCTCCACCTGTCCGCTAAAGGTTCCGCCCTGTTGCCGCATACACCGTTTGCGCCCGCGCAGGCAAGTCCGCCCGGTCTTCCATCAGAACAGGTCCCGCAGAAATTCGAAGGACTTCTTGGGCAGGCTCAGGATGTTCAGGACCGTGTCGTTGACGATGCGCCCGGTGGGCACCTCCACCTTGGGGTCGGTTAGCTTGCCCGTCAGGTGCAGGGTCACGCTCGGCACGGCCACGAAGTCGTTGCGGATGGACAGGTCGATGGTGTTGGCGGGCAGGCTGAAATTCCCCTCGCCGTAGGCCTGAAGCACGGGCGGGGCCTCGAGCCGGAAGTTGTCGATCCTGAACACGCCCTTCTCCACCGTGGCGTCGGAGGACGACCTGCGGAAGACCGTGCGTCCGTTGGTCCGGCGTTGCTGCTCCGCGCCGATCTGCGCGCCCCGACCCTCATCCACCGGCCTGACGGGCAGGTCCCAGCCGGTGAACTTGAACGAGCCGTTGGTGATCCGCACCGAGGCAGTGCCGTCCAGGTTGGCCAGGATGTCGTCGTCGGTCCGGCCCACGCTGTGCAGGTCCGCCTTGATGTCCGTCTCGCCGCGCAGGTATTCGCGCTCGGCCATCTCCAGCATGAACGGACCGGCCTGCATCTTG
Proteins encoded:
- a CDS encoding YhjD/YihY/BrkB family envelope integrity protein encodes the protein MSLVKKAMQLRRQFLEDIWERNVPGTPFVVRIWRGACRLVYLIGFSFIKDQTIIRAAALTFTTILSIVPFLAVAFSISKGFGFQNTGKMRDLILHLTTGQPEVADKIIEYIDRTNVQALGWVGVVTLLFTVLSLVGTIEKAFNVIWSVDKGRSAWRRITDFFPIILFGPIFLFVASSFNFSLQNQEMISRVMSLKAIGYLETAFLKTVPYLLIIMAFSMMYAFIPNTRVRLRAAIIGGVVGGVLWQMAQWLYINWQIGAVKYNAIYGSFAQLPLLLVWIYLSWVIVLLGAQVSHAWQNINSFVKQRYFGTATPYERQKIAVLMMVVLAKRFHEGAPLPSVEEISDGLMAPASLVSDLFRVLQQAGYTVPAEVPGHEVFAPARELTDVRVLDVIRAINMEGERRVFAEFDEKYGFLERVLGQLGKATANSEANLTLLQCAEEYPGAVFSIAPGDEPDRSPQG